The Nitrospira sp. sequence CGACGGCAACTTGCATCCCATTTTCTATCTTGCTCAAGCTGTCGCTCCGGCCATGAAGGCCCGCAAGGCCGGCCGTATCATCAGCTTCAGTATGGCCAATGCGGATCAGATGGCAGCGCAGCCCGACGTGACCGCCCACTATATCGCCAAAGCCGGAGTGCTCATCCTGACACGCACGTTGGCCAAGCTCTTGGCTCCATACGGCATCACCGTGAATGCTATTTCGCCCGGTTTCATCGATTCAGGGAGCGCGGCACCGCAAGAACTCGCCGCCATGACCAAACGCATTCCCGCCGGCTACATTGGAGCGGTCGACGATACTGTTGCAGCTGTTCGTTACCTGCTGAGCGACGACGCGCGGTACGTGAACGGAGCGAATATTCAAATCAGCGGTGGCTGGGGAATATAAAGAGTGAGGGGGCTGGATTAGTTTTGGTCCTCGCTGACCGCGCGCCAAGACGTGGATCATATTTCAGAACAGGGGCGACGCTCGGTCAATGCACGCAGTTCAAAACTAATCCACCCCCCATAGACGGGGAGACGGGTGAGGACACACTGTGCTCGCTCAATGTGCGCAGGGGAACCAACCTGGATGCCGTTCTTTGGAGAAAAGAGAGTTTAGGACAATGGAGGGGGGCGATGAAATCAGAACAGGAGCGCGAAGCTCATCGACGGTTTGTTCAGGCTCTCCAGCATGAACATCTCACTTGTGCAAAGCCTGGCTGCGGCGGACCGATGGCCGTGGCCGATCATACTCCACATAGCGCCCGGATCAAGTCTTATGAAGCCACTTGCGAACGTTGTCACGCCGCCGAGAAAATCACCGGCAAGGAGGAACACCAGCCCTCGTGGGATGTGGCCTCCATCACCCTGATGGCGGAATCACATCTTCTCCACGAACAGCCCACGTGCCCTTACGACGATACTCCCATTACCTTCATCTCCTTGCCCAATCCTCGCCGCAAAGCCAGGTACCGCCTCCTCTGCTACTACTGCGGGCGGCACACCGAAATGAACTGGCCACCACCAGAAGCGAAGCGGTAACTGAACCGGCTGTCCGGGAATGGGGCGTGGATCTCAGTATCCAGCGGCCGCTTTTCGAATAAACTCTCCGATCCGGCGAAAGTACGCCCCGCTGCCCACTACGTAGGTGTCATTATGGCCGGCGTCTTGGATCACATACCATTCCTTGGGCGGTTTGGCTGCGTCGAAGACTTGACGACCCAGTTCAACGGGGATGATGTCGTCCTTGTCTCCATGGATAATGAGCTTCGGTAGTGACAGATTCGGCAGACGATCGATCAGCCGAAACTCAGCCCCCAGGAACCAATGGGCTGGAAAGCCACCGTAATGGAATTTGGCGACTGCCTCGATGGAAGGAAACGACGATTCAAGTATCAGCCCTGAGGCTGGTCGTTGTACCGCGAGTTCGCCCGCCACGGACGCTCCGAGTGATCGCCCGAACAGGACGATTCGTTCCGAGCGAACCTTTCTGGTTCGTACCAGGTAGTCGTAAGCCCCGTACGCATCTTGGTACAGCCCTTTCTCGCTGGGTCGGATACTCTGGCTCTTCCCATATCCACGATAGTCGAACAGGAAAATCGACAGTCCCATCTGGTACAGAAGCTTGAGGTTGTCGAGGCGGTTGATAATATTGCCGGCATTGCCATGGCACCACAGAATGACCGGACGATCAGCCGCTGCCTCGGCATACCAACCGAACAAAGAGACGCCGTCGGAAGCATGAAACCACACATCTTCGAGCGGCACACCGCTCAGCCTTGCCCAATCTCGATCTTGCCAGGGTTCCGGATGATAGACGAAGAATCGGTCGAGG is a genomic window containing:
- a CDS encoding alpha/beta hydrolase translates to MSFLDRFFVYHPEPWQDRDWARLSGVPLEDVWFHASDGVSLFGWYAEAAADRPVILWCHGNAGNIINRLDNLKLLYQMGLSIFLFDYRGYGKSQSIRPSEKGLYQDAYGAYDYLVRTRKVRSERIVLFGRSLGASVAGELAVQRPASGLILESSFPSIEAVAKFHYGGFPAHWFLGAEFRLIDRLPNLSLPKLIIHGDKDDIIPVELGRQVFDAAKPPKEWYVIQDAGHNDTYVVGSGAYFRRIGEFIRKAAAGY
- a CDS encoding SDR family oxidoreductase, giving the protein MSQRVALITGGAKGIGRGIALDLASRQWNIAFCYRTSEAEAKTTAQDITQQGGQALALRCDVSDPMAAKRMVTQVEKEWGRIDVLINGAGPYHRRNLFDETIEGWNDMFDGNLHPIFYLAQAVAPAMKARKAGRIISFSMANADQMAAQPDVTAHYIAKAGVLILTRTLAKLLAPYGITVNAISPGFIDSGSAAPQELAAMTKRIPAGYIGAVDDTVAAVRYLLSDDARYVNGANIQISGGWGI